In Gavia stellata isolate bGavSte3 unplaced genomic scaffold, bGavSte3.hap2 HAP2_SCAFFOLD_72, whole genome shotgun sequence, one genomic interval encodes:
- the LOC132321042 gene encoding proline-rich protein 2-like, with amino-acid sequence MARPPLRLPARGPWAPPAPWLLQPFVLPKTFYPRGSPNLCQLPGQEQPFPAAWAPPVGLAPQAPPAAHRSPQGQPQHLPPYTQQGRAVTPAPPLLPTSIPSYQQIQGQPAETKTSGSATPRAAPPGSNIPPGSDVPPSPSAAPHEQALGDPTGDLAVAEEVLLEEALRLFGCSPDAVGVSQDAPSSGPRPGDPGGTGAAIPHCDFASLSLPEELLSPDYSVPETADAILSLDEFVMGLEPQEPWGDEGRDLPPSQPATAEKRGKKRAKSTSPKPASKRRALAGSTGVA; translated from the exons ATGGCGCGGCCACCGCTGCGGCTCCCAGCGCGTGGGCCCTGGGCCCCCCCGGCGCCCTGGCTCCTTCAGCCTTTTGTGCTCCCCAAAACCTTCTACCCCCGAG GCTCACCCAACCTGTGCCAACtgcccgggcaggagcagcccttccccgcagcctgggcacccccagtGGGGCTGGCCCCCCAGGCACCACCAGCAG CCCATCGGAGCCCCCAGGGACAGCCGCAACACCTCCCACCCTACACCCAGCAGGGGAGAGCGGtgaccccagcccccccgctgCTGCCGACGTCCATCCCCAGCTACCAGCAGATCCAGGGGCAGCCCGCAGAGACCAAGACCTCTGGCAGTGCCacccccagggcagcaccccCGGGAAGCAACATCCCCCCGGGCAGCgacgtcccccccagcccctctgctgccccccacgagcaagccctgggggaccccacagGCGACCTCGCCGTGGCTGAGGAGGTCCTTCTCGAAGAGGCCCTGAGGCTCTTTGGTTGCTCCCCGGACGCGGTGGGGGTCAGCCAGGACGCTCCCAGCAGCGGCCCCAGgcctggggaccctggtggCACCGGCGCAGCCATCCCCCACTGCGACTTCGCCTCGCTCTCCCTGCCCGAAGAGCTGCTCAGCCCCGACTACAGCGTCCCCGAGACCGCCGACGCCATCCTCAGCCTGGACGAGTTCGTCATGGGGCTGGAGCCCCAGGAGCCGTGGggggatgagggcagggacctgccaccGTCCCAGCCTGCCACGGCAGAGAAGCGGGGGAAGAAGCGTGCCAAGAGCACCTCGCCAAAGCCAGCCAGCAAGCGCAGGGCTCTCGCCGGCAGcacgggggtggcg